One Gadus chalcogrammus isolate NIFS_2021 chromosome 4, NIFS_Gcha_1.0, whole genome shotgun sequence DNA segment encodes these proteins:
- the itga1 gene encoding integrin alpha-1 codes for MDQRHGHFVLTTIATAVLLPCLLSFNVDQKTGLSFSGPLEDMFGYSVQQFANAEGKWVLIGSPHAGQPSKRTGDVYKCPVGRGDNTCIKLELPQNTTVPNLREVKENMTMGTTLVTNPSGGFLACGPQYGYMCGQQQFISGVCANVSSSFEVLNSIAPAVQECAKELDIVIVLDGSNSIYPWSSILEFLLKFLANIEIGPQLSQVGIVSYGENVTHRVNLSQFDNRESLLRKVMALPQDTGIKTMTASGIETARKEAFMEERGARPGVKKVMVIVTDGESHDSHELDRVIDECQDDGIERFGIAVLGDYNRQNKSAAEIHKFIKEIKSISSEPLGEHFFNVSDEVALLTIVDALGSRIFALEATSGNHTSSFAREMSQAGFSAHAYEGGVLLGAVGAYDWNGTVEMHLAGRSVAPDNLQFFDPETEAGYEGLAGYLGYDVQSAATPDGTLYIAGAPRYNHTGRVVLYRLDEKDKVVVTQILKGEQIGSYFGSVLQTVDVDKDSYTDLLLVGSPMYMGRERDEQGQVYVYKYNQEAGLFEHHFTLRPVNQSCCNARTASCTNKNEPCGARFGTAIAAVSDLNLDGFNDVAIGAPLENDHRGAVYIYHGVERALKEAFVQRIPAGGDGVKVKFFGQSIHGVMDLNGDGITDVTIGGLGGASLFWSRDVGELRATMTFDPSKINIQQTNCEFQDRKTVCVQTELCFTYSIKSDKGAPAASQELTEIRYELTLDALRAKARASFSGPEDKRRISRNTSMTDKKCFTEHFRMSARPDFRDPIMVSLVFGLANEDQGPVLDANLPTSINKTIPVVDCGVDGKCIADLSLKAEPSVNKMVIKVYKEKITVSVDVKNSKDNAYNTKVVVDFSQNINYVKVEPDIKECNLNHTRLECAVGYPFLASNAEEHFKLTFEVTPEHIGAEIQINVTATSDSDESPSTLGDNMVKIKIPVKYEAGLIFSVRPKDDHIVYKEGEQYPAVFNYTSAIGKELTITYKVEKALKVTTPPLKLTITYPYRSTMENILLYLTHVTYSPHIKCNADDQINPEKIGSKTHTVKTSKESLSAYLVSCGTIPCRSFDCMISEAVTSEVNVTFRVWKPTFIKAEFSSLYMMVNGTLKVRDHLFLLTSDHNARNVKIQVSKEAIGGIPWWIILISILMGLLILALVIFGLWKINFFKRKSLEDRKEDMMD; via the exons AAAACACAACGGTTCCCAACTTGCGTGAAGTCAAGGAGAACATGACCATGGGAACCACGCTGGTGACCAATCCCAGCGGAGGGTTTCTG GCCTGCGGTCCTCAGTATGGTTACATGTGTGGTCAGCAGCAGTTCATCTCTGGTGTCTGCGCCAACGTTAGCTCCTCCTTTGAGGTCCTGAACTCCATAGCACCAGCAGTACAAG AATGTGCCAAGGAGTTGGACATTGTGATCGTGCTGGATGGCTCCAACAGTATCTACCCCTGGTCTAGCATCCTGGAATTCCTGCTGAAGTTCCTCGCGAACATTGAGATCGGACCTCAGCTCTCACAG GTGGGCATCGTATCGTACGGAGAGAACGTGACTCATCGAGTCAACCTGAGCCAGTTTGACAACAGGGAGTCGCTACTCAGAAAAGTCATGGCTCTACCCCAGGACACGGGCATCAAGACCATGACCGCCTCGGGCATCGAGACCGCCAG gaaaGAGGCCTTCATGGAGGAGCGAGGGGCGCGGCCCGGGGTGAAGAAGGTGATGGTGATCGTGACGGACGGAGAGTCACATGACTCCCATGAGCTGGATAGAGTCATCGACGAGTGTCAGGACGACGGCATCGAGCGCTTCGGAATCGCC GTTTTGGGTGATTACAACCGTCAGAACAAAAGTGCTGCCGAAATCCATAAGTTCATCAAGGAGATTAAGTCCATTTCCAGCGAACCACTGGGAGAGCATTTCTTCAACGTGTCCGATGAGGTGGCCCTGCTCACCATCGTGGACGCCCTGGGGAGCCGTATCTTTGCCTTGGAGG CAACATCTGGCAACCACACCTCGTCATTTGCCAGGGAGATGTCCCAGGCAGGATTCAGCGCACACGCATATGAA GGCGGTGTGTTGCTAGGCGCCGTGGGCGCGTACGACTGGAACGGGACGGTGGAGATGCACCTCGCTGGGCGCTCCGTGGCCCCCGACAACCTGCAGTTCTTCGACCCCGAGACGGAGGCCGGGTACGAGGGGCTGGCCGGCTACCTCG GTTACGACGTCCAGTCGGCGGCCACACCTGACGGGACGCTGTATATAGCGGGAGCCCCCCGCTACAACCACACCGGCCGGGTGGTCCTCTACCGCCTGGACGAGAAGGACAAAGTGGTGGTCACCCAGATACTGAAGGGAGAACAG ATTGGCTCCTACTTTGGGAGTGTGCTGCAGACGGTGGACGTGGACAAGGACTCCTACACCGATCTGCTGCTGGTGGGCTCCCCCATGTACATGGGCCGGGAGCGGGACGAACAGGGACAGGTCTACGTCTACAAGTACAACCAG GAGGCAGGCCTGTTCGAGCACCACTTCACCCTAAGGCCTGTCAACCAGTCCTGCTGCAACGCCCGCACCGCCAGCTGCACCAATAAGAACGAGCCGTGCGGCGCCCGCTTCGGCACGGCCATCGCCGCCGTGTCCGACCTCAACCTGGACGGCTTCAACGACGTGGCCATCGGCGCGCCGCTGGAGAACGACCACCGGGGGGCGGTGTACATCTACCACGGAGTGGAGAGGGCCCTGAAAGAGGCCTTCGTGCAG aggATCCCGGCCGGAGGAGACGGTGTGAAGGTGAAGTTCTTCGGTCAGTCCATCCACGGGGTCATGGACCTGAACGGGGACGGGATCACGGACGTCACCATCGGGGGGCTGGGAGGCGCCTCGCTGTTCTG GTCTAGAGATGTCGGGGAGCTCCGTGCCACCATGACCTTCGACCCCTCGAAGATCAACATCCAACAGACCAACTGTGAATTCCAGGACCGCAAGACCGTGTGCGTCCAGACGGAGCTGTGTTTCACCTACAGCATCAAGTCTGACAAAGGGGCGCCCGCCGCCAGCCAGGAGCTCACCG AAATACGCTACGAACTGACCCTGGACGCCCTGAGGGCCAAGGCCAGAGCGTCGTTCAGCGGCCCGGAGGATAAGAGAAGGATCTCCAGGAACACCTCCATGACGGACAAGAAGTGTTTCACGGAGCACTTCAGAATGTCG GCCAGGCCGGACTTCCGGGACCCTATCATGGTCTCCCTCGTGTTTGGCTTGGCCAATGAGGACCAGGGGCCAGTCCTGGACGCGAACCTGCCTACCTCCATCAACAAGACT ATTCCTGTAGTGGACTGCGGAGTAGATGGGAAGTGCATTGCGGACCTGTCTCTTAAAGCAGAGCCAAGTGTCAATAA AATGGTGATTAAAGTCTACAAGGAGAAGATTACTGTGTCTGTTGATGTTAAAAACAGCAAAGACAATGCATACAACACCAAGGTTGTAGTGGACTTCAGCCAGAACATCAACTATGTCAAAGTAGAG CCTGACATCAAGGAGTGCAATCTGAACCACACTCGGTTAGAGTGTGCTGTGGGGTACCCCTTCCTGGCCAGCAACGCAGAG GAGCATTTTAAACTGACGTTTGAAGTCACCCCTGAGCATATTGGAGCAGAGATTCAAATAAACGTAACTGCTACAAG CGATAGTGACGAATCCCCTTCGACCTTGGGCGACAACATGGTGAAAATCAAAATCCCTGTCAAGTATGAAGCCGGGCTCATATTCTCAGT GAGGCCGAAGGACGATCACATCGTATATAAGGAGGGCGAACAGTACCCGGCCGTCTTCAACTACACCAGCGCCATAGGGAAGGAGCTCACCATAACATACAAG GTGGAGAAGGCGCTGAAGGTGACCACCCCTCCCTTGAAGCTGACCATCACCTACCCTTACCGGTCCACCATGGAGAACAtcctcctctacctcacccATGTCACCTACAGCCCCCAC ATCAAATGTAATGCGGACGATCAGATCAACCCAGAAAAGATCGGCTCTAAGACCCATACGGTCAAAACATCAAAAGAATCACTGAGCGCTTACCTTGTG AGCTGTGGGACCATCCCTTGTAGGTCCTTTGACTGCATGATCTCTGAGGCCGTTACCAGTGAGGTCAACGTCACGTTTAGAGTGTGGAAACCCACTTTTATCAAG GCTGAGTTTTCCAGCTTATACATGATGGTGAATGGTACCCTTAAAGTCCGGGATCATCTATTTTTGCTGACCAGTGACCACAATGCCCGGAAT GTGAAAATCCAGGTGTCCAAGGAGGCTATAGGAGGGATCCCTTGGTGGATCATCCTGATCAGCATCCTGATGGGACTGCTTATCCTTGCACTAGTCATCTTCGGACTATGGAag ATTAACTTCTTCAAGAGGAAGAGTctggaggacaggaaggaggacaTGATGGACTGA